A genome region from Geobacter pickeringii includes the following:
- a CDS encoding ammonium transporter — MDNLSMATGLRNSSDVLFLMLGAVMVFAMHAGFAFLEVGTVRKKNQVNAFVKILTDWSVSTVAYFVVGFPLAYGISFLVPAKDLLGATQGYDLVHYFFLLCFAACIPAIISGGIAERAKFWPQVFAGAIFAAVTYPVFESLIWGKNAALLQDFFKRVGGAEFHDYAGSVVVHSIGGWIALPAVLFLGPRAGRYIRGKSHPLPISNIPFLALGSWILAVGWFGFNVMSAGHLQSISGLVAVNSLLAMVGGVLSALVAGKNDPGFVHNGALAGLIAVCAGSDLMHPLGAFATGIVASLIFVYGFHFEQERLKIDDVLGVWPLHGVIGSWGGIAAGIFGQPLFGGMGGISLLSQTLGTVAAIAFALVNGFLVYGVLSKTVGIRLSDEDEFAGADLAIHHIGAYPEDHIH, encoded by the coding sequence ATGGACAATCTGTCAATGGCGACAGGACTCCGGAACAGCTCTGACGTCCTGTTCCTCATGCTCGGTGCGGTCATGGTCTTCGCCATGCACGCTGGCTTTGCGTTCCTTGAAGTGGGGACGGTCCGCAAGAAGAATCAGGTGAACGCCTTCGTGAAGATCCTGACCGACTGGTCGGTGTCGACCGTGGCCTACTTCGTCGTCGGCTTCCCCCTCGCTTACGGAATCTCGTTCCTCGTTCCGGCCAAGGATCTCCTCGGAGCCACCCAGGGATACGATCTCGTCCACTACTTCTTCCTGCTCTGCTTCGCCGCCTGCATCCCGGCCATCATCTCCGGCGGCATCGCCGAACGGGCCAAGTTCTGGCCCCAGGTCTTCGCCGGCGCGATCTTTGCCGCCGTCACGTATCCGGTCTTCGAATCCCTGATCTGGGGGAAAAACGCCGCTCTTCTCCAGGACTTTTTCAAGCGCGTCGGTGGCGCCGAGTTCCATGACTACGCCGGTTCGGTGGTCGTCCACTCCATCGGCGGCTGGATCGCCCTTCCGGCGGTTCTGTTCCTCGGCCCCCGCGCCGGCAGGTACATCCGGGGTAAATCCCATCCGCTGCCGATCAGCAACATTCCGTTCCTGGCCCTCGGTTCCTGGATTCTAGCGGTAGGGTGGTTCGGCTTCAACGTCATGAGCGCAGGCCATCTCCAGAGCATCTCGGGGCTGGTGGCCGTCAACTCGCTTCTCGCCATGGTTGGTGGCGTTCTCTCCGCCCTCGTGGCAGGAAAGAACGACCCCGGCTTCGTTCACAACGGCGCACTGGCAGGCCTTATAGCCGTCTGCGCCGGCAGCGACCTGATGCACCCCCTCGGCGCCTTCGCCACCGGGATCGTCGCCTCGCTGATCTTCGTGTACGGCTTCCACTTCGAGCAGGAGCGGCTGAAGATCGACGACGTGCTCGGCGTCTGGCCCCTGCACGGGGTCATCGGTTCCTGGGGCGGCATCGCGGCCGGTATCTTCGGTCAGCCGCTGTTCGGCGGCATGGGAGGCATCTCGCTCCTTTCCCAGACCCTTGGCACGGTGGCAGCCATCGCCTTCGCCCTGGTGAACGGGTTTCTGGTCTACGGCGTTCTCAGCAAGACCGTGGGAATCAGGCTTTCGGACGAAGATGAGTTCGCCGGCGCCGACCTGGCCATCCACCACATCGGAGCCTACCCCGAAGATCACATCCACTAG
- a CDS encoding response regulator, with the protein MDAKKQLGDLLVEAGIITTKTLERALERQRGSGKRLGQVLEEMGVITGEELIDALSKQFSFRTVKGFAEYSFPADLLALVPQDMAVQRLIFPLKLKENMLALAINDPFDQETIDFLAKKNRLQVIPVLATRQELMVAIEKHYLHGKIKDTERLKVLVVEDSAPIATIIQVALLKEGYDVLVANDGVEGLKNAVTEKPDLVICDSVMPRMDGFGLLRAMRANPATAEIPLILLTSKATGEDEQRALDAGFIDFIAKPVQPIRIVTRVKRAFELIRKYR; encoded by the coding sequence ATGGATGCAAAGAAACAGCTGGGCGACCTTCTCGTCGAGGCGGGAATCATCACGACGAAGACCCTTGAGCGCGCTCTGGAGCGGCAGCGGGGGAGCGGCAAGAGGCTCGGCCAGGTTCTGGAAGAGATGGGGGTCATCACCGGCGAAGAGCTCATCGACGCCCTCTCGAAACAATTCAGTTTCAGGACGGTCAAGGGATTCGCCGAGTACTCCTTCCCGGCCGACCTGCTGGCGCTCGTCCCTCAGGACATGGCGGTGCAGAGACTCATCTTCCCCCTCAAGCTGAAGGAGAACATGCTGGCACTCGCCATCAACGACCCCTTCGACCAGGAAACCATCGATTTCCTCGCCAAAAAAAACCGCCTCCAGGTGATTCCGGTGCTCGCCACCCGCCAGGAGCTGATGGTCGCCATCGAGAAGCATTACCTTCACGGCAAGATCAAGGACACGGAGCGGCTGAAGGTGCTCGTGGTCGAGGACTCGGCTCCGATCGCCACCATCATCCAGGTTGCCCTCCTGAAGGAAGGATACGACGTCCTCGTGGCCAACGACGGAGTTGAAGGCCTCAAGAATGCGGTTACGGAGAAACCCGACCTCGTGATCTGCGACTCGGTCATGCCCCGCATGGACGGCTTCGGCCTCCTGCGCGCCATGCGGGCAAACCCGGCCACTGCCGAGATTCCGCTCATCCTCCTCACCTCCAAGGCCACCGGCGAGGACGAACAGCGCGCCCTCGATGCGGGATTCATCGATTTTATCGCCAAACCGGTGCAGCCCATCAGAATCGTCACCCGGGTAAAGCGGGCGTTCGAGCTGATCAGAAAATACCGGTAA
- a CDS encoding tetratricopeptide repeat protein, with protein MVAQRADLTPFRGMKYYYPPDGAELVYKDGHARLPYGGIPMPLLDEDYEALEGEPSYDAIGRGIYQALRANPDCSFCECYATMLRDAYPHYLAELASNAIMLDGKEVEVPYLDRKIACLKILALLEPENAGLPLEIGKIFLDRGLRLSALHLSTVSLYRAEHFLRRAVSLAPTESNARQLLGEVCYLLGKYDDAANLWRDIVAESDAPQGGPLGERLARIEGGRLPVIPTVDYLEAVGVAFSHFQAGDFEESAAILQDVMQDAVFCEEFPVAEIHSVMGKCFAELGMPKYAEEEFREALKIDPGHEESRTRLAHLTE; from the coding sequence ATGGTGGCGCAACGGGCAGACCTTACTCCGTTCAGGGGGATGAAGTACTACTATCCGCCGGACGGTGCCGAGCTTGTCTATAAGGACGGGCATGCCCGTCTTCCCTATGGCGGCATTCCGATGCCGCTTCTCGACGAAGACTACGAGGCGCTGGAGGGAGAGCCCTCCTATGATGCCATCGGTCGCGGGATCTACCAGGCGTTGCGCGCCAATCCCGACTGCTCCTTCTGCGAGTGCTACGCCACGATGCTGAGGGATGCCTATCCCCACTACCTGGCGGAGTTGGCCAGCAACGCCATCATGCTGGACGGCAAGGAGGTGGAGGTTCCGTACCTCGATCGGAAGATCGCGTGCCTCAAGATCCTCGCCCTGTTGGAACCGGAAAACGCCGGCCTCCCCCTGGAGATCGGGAAGATCTTTCTCGACCGGGGACTCCGGCTTTCCGCGCTTCACCTCTCGACGGTGAGCCTTTACCGGGCCGAGCATTTCCTGCGCCGCGCCGTCTCCCTCGCCCCGACGGAGTCGAACGCCCGCCAGTTGCTGGGCGAAGTCTGCTATCTGCTGGGGAAATACGACGATGCGGCGAATCTGTGGCGTGATATAGTTGCAGAATCCGATGCGCCGCAGGGCGGACCCCTCGGTGAACGGCTGGCCCGGATCGAAGGAGGGCGGCTGCCGGTCATTCCCACCGTCGACTACCTGGAGGCGGTCGGCGTGGCCTTTTCCCATTTCCAGGCCGGTGATTTCGAGGAATCTGCCGCCATCCTTCAGGATGTCATGCAGGATGCGGTCTTTTGTGAAGAATTCCCGGTTGCCGAAATCCACAGCGTCATGGGGAAATGTTTCGCCGAACTCGGCATGCCGAAGTATGCCGAAGAGGAGTTCCGTGAGGCATTGAAGATCGATCCGGGTCATGAGGAATCCCGCACCCGGCTCGCACATCTGACAGAATAG
- a CDS encoding LysR family transcriptional regulator: protein MDIRQLQFFVEIVRLGSFTRAAERLHVAQPAVSMAMKKLEEELDLVLFNRQERKISLTAEGEIFLRHAEKILDEVTSTETEMEELRGLAKGEVRVGIPPMMSAYFFPQIIRDFSTRYPNLHLAVSGEGATKIQKMILRGELDMGVIAGVSLPETLELRRLLREEVIACVPRDHPLAGRTSLTLREFASQQLIFYKEGYSLRELILDVLKEAGFSPNIRFETNLYTLVKSLVRKEMGISVFLRMVVTEDDDLVAISFDPPLYLDLLIAWKKHGYLSRANRAFVDFLLEKSARQAP from the coding sequence ATGGATATTCGCCAGTTGCAGTTCTTCGTGGAGATCGTCAGGCTCGGCAGTTTCACCAGGGCCGCGGAGCGGTTGCATGTCGCCCAGCCGGCGGTCAGCATGGCGATGAAGAAGCTGGAGGAGGAGCTCGATCTCGTGCTCTTCAATCGCCAGGAGCGGAAGATCTCACTGACCGCGGAGGGCGAGATCTTCCTGCGGCATGCGGAGAAGATCCTGGATGAGGTGACGTCGACGGAGACGGAAATGGAGGAACTGCGGGGGCTTGCCAAGGGGGAAGTGCGGGTGGGGATCCCGCCGATGATGAGTGCCTATTTCTTCCCGCAGATTATCCGCGACTTCTCCACCCGCTATCCGAATCTGCACCTTGCCGTGTCGGGCGAAGGCGCCACGAAAATCCAGAAGATGATCCTCCGGGGGGAGTTGGACATGGGGGTCATCGCCGGCGTGAGCCTTCCCGAAACGCTGGAACTGAGGAGGTTGCTGCGGGAAGAGGTGATAGCCTGCGTCCCCCGAGACCATCCGCTGGCGGGGCGAACGAGCCTGACTCTGCGGGAGTTCGCCAGCCAGCAGCTGATCTTCTACAAGGAAGGGTACTCTCTGAGGGAACTCATTCTGGACGTCCTGAAGGAGGCCGGGTTCAGCCCGAATATCAGGTTCGAGACCAACCTCTACACCCTGGTCAAGTCGCTCGTCCGGAAAGAGATGGGGATTTCCGTCTTCTTGCGGATGGTGGTTACGGAAGACGACGATCTGGTGGCGATCTCCTTCGATCCGCCGCTCTACCTCGATCTTCTGATCGCCTGGAAAAAGCACGGGTATCTGTCCCGCGCCAACCGGGCGTTTGTCGACTTTCTGCTGGAGAAGAGCGCCCGCCAGGCGCCGTGA
- a CDS encoding MFS transporter, producing MKTETREMNAATTGVRQGSREFRTITLAFFVAGFATFITLYDVQPLLPVFCAEYGVPAALASLPLSVATSALAATMLLAGTVSETWGRKPVMVLSLCVTSLLALVTPLSHTFGALLALRLIQGGVLAGLPAVAMAYLSEEMDAASLAAAMGLYIAGNAVGGMTGRIFTAAITDLFSWRVAIGTIGVICLGMSLVFARSLPPSANFRRRPFQASYLLTSLLKHLRDPGLLSLYGIAFLLTGSFVTLYNYITFRLLGAPYNFSHTVVSSLFLVYLIGSWSSASIGRVTRRFGRENVLLAAMAVMGGGAAITLAHQVSAIVCGMALFTAGFFAAHAIASSWVGTRAQTAKAQASSLYLFSYYLGSSISGTLGGIFWTTFGWDGVVSMIVFLVAGALVVAVRLVRLFGDTAAAPEEFGELEEIPAQPSN from the coding sequence ATGAAGACAGAGACCCGAGAAATGAACGCCGCCACCACGGGGGTCCGGCAAGGGAGCCGGGAGTTCCGCACCATAACCCTGGCGTTTTTTGTGGCGGGGTTTGCCACGTTCATCACGCTCTACGACGTGCAGCCGCTGCTGCCGGTCTTTTGCGCGGAATACGGGGTGCCCGCGGCGCTGGCCAGCCTGCCGCTCTCTGTAGCGACATCGGCACTGGCGGCCACCATGCTTCTGGCGGGAACGGTATCCGAGACGTGGGGGCGGAAGCCGGTCATGGTGCTGTCGCTCTGTGTGACGTCCCTGCTCGCCCTCGTCACCCCCCTCTCCCACACCTTCGGTGCGCTCCTGGCGCTGCGCCTCATTCAGGGGGGGGTACTCGCGGGATTGCCGGCCGTGGCCATGGCGTACCTCAGCGAAGAGATGGACGCCGCCTCCCTTGCCGCCGCCATGGGGCTCTACATTGCGGGCAACGCCGTCGGTGGCATGACGGGACGGATTTTCACCGCCGCGATCACCGATCTCTTCTCCTGGCGGGTTGCGATCGGGACGATCGGCGTCATCTGCCTGGGGATGAGCCTCGTCTTCGCCAGAAGTCTCCCCCCGTCGGCGAACTTCCGGCGGCGGCCGTTCCAGGCATCGTATCTGCTTACCTCGCTGTTGAAGCACCTGCGGGATCCCGGCCTGCTCTCCCTGTACGGCATTGCCTTTCTGCTCACCGGCAGCTTTGTCACGCTCTACAACTACATTACCTTCCGCCTGCTGGGGGCACCCTACAACTTCAGTCACACGGTGGTCAGTTCGCTCTTTCTCGTCTATCTGATCGGTTCGTGGAGTTCTGCATCCATCGGGAGGGTAACGCGCCGGTTCGGCAGGGAAAATGTTCTGCTTGCCGCCATGGCGGTGATGGGGGGGGGAGCCGCGATCACCCTGGCTCACCAGGTGTCTGCCATCGTCTGCGGCATGGCGCTGTTTACGGCCGGCTTTTTCGCCGCCCACGCCATTGCCTCCAGCTGGGTCGGTACCCGGGCACAGACCGCCAAGGCACAGGCGTCCTCCCTGTACCTGTTTTCCTACTACCTCGGGTCGAGCATATCAGGAACCCTTGGCGGCATCTTCTGGACGACGTTCGGCTGGGATGGAGTGGTGAGCATGATCGTTTTCCTGGTGGCGGGTGCCCTCGTGGTTGCCGTCCGGCTCGTTCGCCTCTTCGGCGACACCGCCGCAGCCCCGGAGGAATTCGGAGAATTGGAAGAGATCCCCGCCCAGCCGTCAAACTGA
- a CDS encoding acetoin utilization protein AcuC gives MPDKTALIYSHDFARFSYGDDHPFKIQRFLLAYELMRQYGLTALPGADLLDCPRATEDDLLTFHDPDYLARLREFSAADEPRADFRYGLGDLDNPVFRGLYDWACLGAGGTLEAARLVTEEGYDIAFNLAGGWHHAHRAKASGFSYLNDAVLAINRLLDKGLRVAYLDIDAHHGDGVQEAFYDSDRVLTVSIHESGIYFFPGTGFESEVGSGRGRGYSVNVPLVAHADDALFMKAFDEVAYPLIAAFNPDVLVTQLGADTFRTDPLTRLEITTHSYTYVLRKLKALKIPWVAVGGGGYNLVNVARAWTIAWGVMNGVELPPRLPHPFVEIIARMGHQNRMLLDAMHWAEEDDRHRALDAVEQSIAAIRETIFPIIIGRYDAASGE, from the coding sequence GTGCCTGACAAGACCGCCCTCATCTATTCCCATGACTTCGCTCGCTTCAGCTACGGCGACGATCATCCGTTCAAGATCCAGCGGTTTCTTCTCGCCTATGAGCTCATGCGCCAGTACGGACTCACCGCCCTCCCGGGTGCCGATCTGCTCGACTGCCCCCGGGCGACGGAAGATGACCTCCTCACCTTCCACGACCCCGACTACCTGGCGCGTCTCAGGGAGTTCAGTGCCGCGGACGAGCCCCGTGCCGACTTCCGTTATGGCCTCGGCGACCTGGACAATCCGGTTTTCCGGGGACTCTATGACTGGGCATGCCTCGGCGCCGGCGGAACCCTCGAAGCGGCCCGCCTCGTTACCGAGGAGGGGTACGATATCGCCTTCAACCTCGCTGGCGGCTGGCACCATGCCCACCGGGCCAAGGCATCGGGATTCTCATACCTGAACGACGCGGTGCTTGCCATCAACCGCCTCCTCGACAAGGGACTGCGGGTCGCCTACCTGGACATTGACGCCCACCACGGCGACGGCGTCCAGGAGGCGTTTTACGACAGCGACCGCGTGCTGACCGTCTCGATCCACGAGAGCGGCATCTATTTTTTCCCCGGAACCGGCTTTGAGAGCGAGGTCGGCTCGGGGAGGGGGCGGGGGTACTCGGTGAACGTCCCCCTGGTGGCCCATGCCGACGATGCCCTGTTCATGAAGGCCTTTGACGAGGTTGCTTATCCGCTTATCGCCGCCTTCAACCCCGATGTCCTCGTCACCCAGCTCGGAGCCGACACGTTCCGGACCGATCCCCTCACGCGGCTTGAGATTACCACCCACAGCTACACCTATGTCCTGCGCAAGCTGAAAGCTCTGAAGATCCCGTGGGTGGCGGTGGGGGGCGGGGGGTACAACCTGGTGAACGTGGCACGGGCCTGGACCATCGCCTGGGGGGTGATGAACGGTGTCGAGCTTCCGCCGCGGCTCCCCCATCCGTTCGTGGAGATCATTGCCCGGATGGGGCATCAGAACCGGATGCTCCTCGACGCCATGCACTGGGCCGAGGAGGACGACCGGCACCGGGCCCTCGACGCGGTGGAGCAGAGTATCGCTGCCATCCGGGAGACGATTTTCCCCATCATCATCGGACGGTACGATGCGGCTAGCGGGGAATGA